One genomic segment of Microbacterium sp. ProA8 includes these proteins:
- a CDS encoding MoxR family ATPase: MTMTPEQAAWFQGTFARLVDNVDQALMGKREVVALVLSAMLAEGHVLLEDAPGTGKTSLAKALAATVQGTSSRIQFTPDLLPSDVTGVTIYDQASHRFEFHRGPVFASIVLADEINRASPKTQSALLEVMEESRITVDGVTHDVGRPFLVIATQNPIEQAGTYKLPEAQLDRFLIKTSIGYPDLAVAERILAGAADRNPSAHLPAIITTGAVADMADLAGTVHVDPAVLRYTAQLAEATRDDQATRVGVSVRGSLAMIRIAKVYAAAQGRHFVLPDDVKALVAPVWTHRIVLDPEAEFAGTSAETVVARVLESIAAPQARSAA, from the coding sequence ATGACGATGACCCCCGAACAGGCGGCCTGGTTCCAGGGCACCTTCGCCCGACTGGTCGACAACGTCGACCAGGCCCTCATGGGCAAGCGCGAGGTCGTGGCGCTCGTGCTGTCGGCGATGCTCGCGGAAGGCCATGTGCTGCTGGAGGATGCTCCGGGCACGGGCAAGACGAGCCTCGCCAAGGCGCTCGCGGCGACGGTGCAGGGCACCAGCAGCCGCATCCAGTTCACGCCCGACCTGCTGCCCTCCGACGTGACCGGCGTGACGATCTACGACCAGGCGTCGCACCGCTTCGAGTTCCACCGCGGCCCCGTGTTCGCCTCGATCGTGCTCGCCGACGAGATCAACCGCGCCTCGCCGAAGACCCAGTCGGCGCTGCTGGAGGTCATGGAGGAGTCGCGGATCACGGTCGACGGCGTCACGCACGACGTCGGCCGTCCGTTCCTCGTCATCGCGACCCAGAACCCCATCGAGCAGGCAGGCACGTACAAGCTGCCCGAGGCCCAGCTCGACCGGTTCCTGATCAAGACCTCCATCGGCTACCCCGACCTGGCGGTGGCCGAGCGCATCCTCGCCGGCGCCGCAGACCGCAACCCGTCGGCGCACCTTCCCGCCATCATCACGACCGGCGCCGTCGCCGACATGGCCGACCTCGCCGGCACCGTGCACGTCGACCCCGCCGTCCTGCGCTACACGGCGCAGCTGGCCGAGGCGACCCGTGACGACCAGGCCACCCGCGTGGGCGTCTCGGTGCGCGGTTCGCTCGCGATGATCCGCATCGCCAAGGTGTACGCCGCCGCGCAGGGGCGTCACTTCGTCCTGCCCGACGACGTCAAGGCGCTCGTCGCGCCGGTGTGGACCCACCGCATCGTGCTCGACCCCGAGGCGGAGTTCGCGGGCACGTCGGCCGAGACCGTCGTCGCGCGCGTCCTCGAGTCGATCGCCGCACCGCAGGCGAGGTCCGCGGCCTGA
- a CDS encoding DUF58 domain-containing protein, translating to MTTEALGQAAVTEDRRAWYGQLALDALRRVGAVLARVFAVVRPAAWVLLAGAVVLWIAGRSLGWWELTVAAVSIAVVLLLCLLFLIGRTAYDVSLDLNRTRVVVGERAIGALTLSNTGARAILPSRVLLPVGAGRGVFDVQRLAAGESAEELFAIPTSRRAVVKVGPVSVVRGDPLGLFERVHRRDEPVDLFVHPRTVLFDGQSLGFLRDLEGLPATDLSPDDVSFHALREYQPGDDLRHVHWKSTARTGHMMVRQYEETRRSHFVIGLSTSPADYRDDAEFELAISAAGSLGLRALRDSHRVEVRVQERALPSGTGKQFLDSLSALGQSKPRAGTVVDLAGVVAATLPLASVVVLVCGSRVDANDLRSACSRLPFGARVLAVVASPGEAAPSLRRIGEADVVTLGALEQLPIALRKVLA from the coding sequence ATGACGACGGAGGCACTCGGGCAGGCGGCGGTCACGGAGGACCGTCGCGCCTGGTACGGGCAGCTGGCGCTGGACGCACTGCGCCGCGTCGGCGCCGTGCTCGCACGCGTGTTCGCGGTCGTGCGCCCCGCCGCCTGGGTGCTTCTCGCCGGCGCCGTCGTGCTGTGGATCGCCGGGCGGTCGCTCGGCTGGTGGGAGCTGACGGTCGCGGCCGTCTCCATCGCGGTCGTGCTGCTGCTGTGCCTGCTGTTCCTCATCGGACGCACCGCCTACGACGTCTCGCTCGACCTCAACCGCACGCGCGTCGTCGTGGGGGAGCGCGCCATCGGCGCGCTGACCCTCTCGAACACCGGCGCGCGCGCCATCCTGCCGTCCCGCGTGCTGCTGCCGGTCGGCGCCGGTCGCGGCGTCTTCGACGTACAGCGGCTGGCGGCCGGCGAATCCGCGGAGGAGCTGTTCGCGATCCCCACGTCGCGCCGCGCGGTCGTCAAGGTCGGGCCCGTCAGCGTCGTGCGCGGCGATCCTCTCGGCCTGTTCGAGCGCGTGCACCGTCGTGACGAGCCCGTCGACCTGTTCGTCCACCCGCGCACCGTGCTGTTCGACGGCCAGTCGCTCGGGTTCCTGCGCGACCTCGAGGGCCTTCCCGCGACCGACCTCTCGCCCGACGACGTGTCGTTCCACGCTCTCCGCGAGTATCAGCCGGGCGACGACCTGCGCCACGTGCACTGGAAGTCGACCGCGCGCACCGGCCACATGATGGTGCGTCAGTATGAGGAGACGCGCCGCTCGCACTTCGTGATCGGCCTCTCGACGAGCCCCGCCGACTATCGCGACGACGCGGAGTTCGAGCTGGCGATCTCCGCCGCCGGCTCGCTCGGCCTGCGGGCACTCCGCGACTCGCACCGGGTCGAGGTGCGGGTGCAGGAGCGGGCCCTCCCGTCCGGCACGGGCAAGCAGTTCCTCGACTCCCTCTCAGCGCTCGGTCAGTCCAAGCCGCGCGCGGGCACGGTCGTCGACCTCGCCGGCGTGGTGGCGGCGACCCTTCCCCTCGCGAGCGTCGTGGTGCTCGTGTGCGGCAGCCGGGTCGACGCGAACGACCTGCGCAGCGCCTGCAGCCGCCTTCCGTTCGGCGCGCGCGTCCTCGCGGTGGTCGCTTCTCCCGGCGAGGCCGCCCCGTCGCTGCGCCGTATCGGCGAGGCGGACGTCGTGACGCTCGGCGCGCTCGAGCAGCTGCCCATCGCGCTGCGGAAGGTCCTCGCATGA
- a CDS encoding transglutaminase-like domain-containing protein: MTAPVTPLSRAGSAPTTRSAAPRVPAARAAGESLALRRWILDLGAVTLLLLIPVVGFWPTFDGARYLVAALGGLVLGMALGVLGTLFRWGILLLTGATVIAYFLFGGALALPNTTVAGVVPTLETLRLLALGTFMSWKQLLTTIAPVATDDGHLIVPFILTLVAAVLTTSLALRLRSAAWSLIPAAAFLAIEIALGTSEPFVPVVQGIVFGLVAVVWLALRQAWQPQAAAISVGEGSAGSGAGIRRVLSGAAVIAVAAVIGIATSGFAAPTSPRYVLRDVVIPPFDIREFASPLQSFRAYVRDYPEDALFTVSGLPEGARVRLATMDAYNGTVYNVSDEGSGSSSAFSPARTNMSADAEGTEAQVHVEIGALESVWMPDAGAARSVTFDGDRADDLRRTAHYNEATQTGVVTVGLEKGDAYTIDAVIPEVPSDEQLGDQAFAPLKMPKQEGVPESLAEIASKTVAEATTPVEQVRALQLMLSEGGYFSHGLAGQPLSRAGHGAERIATLLGSQQMVGDDEQYATAMALLAAQVGIPARVVMGFYPEEDAAGEPVFTATGDNLHAWVEVAFDDAGWVPFDPTPPDDQVPSDQTTKPKADPKPQVLQPPPPPAEPVDLPPTVADDRGSEDEDGLDLGLLWTIVSIGVGVLGLVAVLLAPFIVIGALKAARRRQRRDAERASDRISGGWDELVDRATDYGAPVRPGATRQEEAGVLTAALAEPRVATLATRADLEVFGPTEPTPDDIEAFWTHVDEIVGGMGKERSLWQRLRARLSIRSLLEGTRFALPARLTPPPRAAKPAAKGTAAEPEASDASPSKRAPRRTRASRAAEPVHPPQETE, translated from the coding sequence ATGACCGCCCCCGTCACCCCGCTGTCGCGTGCGGGATCCGCCCCGACGACGCGTTCCGCGGCACCGCGCGTCCCCGCGGCGCGTGCTGCGGGCGAGTCCCTCGCGCTCCGCCGATGGATCCTGGATCTCGGCGCCGTGACGCTGCTGCTCCTCATCCCCGTCGTGGGCTTCTGGCCGACGTTCGACGGTGCGCGCTATCTGGTCGCGGCCCTCGGCGGGCTTGTGCTCGGCATGGCGCTCGGCGTCCTGGGCACGCTGTTCCGGTGGGGCATCCTCCTCCTGACGGGTGCCACCGTCATCGCCTACTTCCTGTTCGGCGGCGCTCTCGCGCTGCCGAACACCACGGTCGCCGGCGTCGTGCCGACGCTCGAGACCCTGCGCCTGCTCGCCCTCGGCACTTTCATGTCGTGGAAGCAGTTGCTCACCACGATCGCGCCGGTCGCGACGGACGACGGCCACCTGATCGTGCCGTTCATCCTCACGCTGGTCGCGGCCGTGCTGACGACGTCGCTCGCGCTGCGGCTGCGCAGCGCGGCGTGGTCGCTGATCCCCGCGGCCGCGTTTCTCGCGATCGAGATCGCGCTGGGCACCTCCGAGCCGTTCGTGCCGGTCGTCCAGGGCATCGTGTTCGGGCTCGTCGCCGTGGTGTGGCTGGCCCTGCGCCAGGCCTGGCAGCCGCAAGCCGCGGCGATCTCGGTCGGCGAAGGCTCGGCCGGCTCGGGTGCAGGCATCCGCCGGGTGCTGTCGGGTGCGGCGGTCATCGCCGTCGCCGCGGTCATCGGCATCGCCACGAGCGGGTTCGCGGCACCGACATCTCCCCGCTACGTCCTGCGCGACGTCGTGATCCCACCGTTCGACATCCGCGAGTTCGCAAGCCCGCTGCAGTCGTTCCGCGCCTATGTCCGCGACTACCCGGAGGACGCGCTCTTCACGGTCAGCGGCCTGCCCGAGGGGGCGCGTGTGCGCCTGGCCACCATGGACGCCTACAACGGCACCGTCTACAACGTCTCGGACGAGGGCAGCGGGTCCTCGAGCGCGTTCTCGCCCGCGCGTACCAACATGTCCGCCGATGCCGAGGGCACCGAAGCACAGGTGCACGTCGAGATCGGCGCCCTGGAGAGCGTGTGGATGCCGGATGCCGGCGCCGCCCGCAGCGTCACGTTCGACGGCGACCGGGCCGACGACCTGCGACGCACCGCGCATTACAACGAGGCGACGCAGACGGGCGTCGTGACGGTCGGTCTCGAAAAGGGCGACGCCTACACGATCGACGCGGTGATCCCCGAGGTCCCGAGCGACGAGCAGCTCGGCGACCAGGCGTTCGCGCCGCTGAAGATGCCGAAGCAGGAGGGCGTGCCCGAGAGCCTCGCCGAGATCGCATCGAAGACCGTCGCCGAGGCGACGACCCCCGTCGAGCAGGTCCGCGCTCTGCAGCTGATGCTGTCGGAGGGCGGCTACTTCAGCCACGGCCTCGCCGGTCAGCCGCTTTCGCGTGCCGGTCACGGCGCCGAGCGGATCGCGACGCTGCTCGGCTCGCAGCAGATGGTGGGCGACGACGAGCAGTACGCCACCGCAATGGCGCTCCTCGCCGCACAGGTGGGCATCCCCGCCCGCGTCGTCATGGGTTTCTACCCCGAAGAGGACGCCGCCGGCGAACCGGTCTTCACCGCGACGGGCGACAACCTGCACGCGTGGGTCGAGGTCGCGTTCGACGACGCCGGCTGGGTGCCGTTCGACCCGACGCCGCCCGATGACCAGGTTCCGAGCGACCAGACGACCAAGCCGAAGGCCGACCCGAAGCCCCAGGTGCTGCAGCCGCCGCCGCCGCCGGCCGAGCCCGTCGACCTGCCGCCGACCGTCGCAGACGACCGCGGGTCGGAGGACGAGGACGGCCTCGACCTGGGCCTGCTGTGGACCATCGTGTCGATCGGCGTCGGCGTACTGGGTCTCGTCGCGGTCCTGCTCGCACCGTTCATCGTGATCGGGGCGCTGAAGGCCGCCCGTCGGCGCCAGCGTCGCGACGCGGAGCGCGCGTCCGACCGCATCAGCGGCGGCTGGGACGAGCTCGTCGACCGCGCGACGGACTATGGCGCCCCGGTTCGTCCCGGTGCGACGCGCCAGGAGGAAGCGGGCGTGCTCACCGCGGCGCTCGCCGAACCACGCGTCGCGACGCTGGCGACCCGGGCGGATCTCGAGGTCTTCGGTCCGACCGAGCCGACGCCCGACGACATCGAGGCGTTCTGGACGCACGTCGACGAGATCGTCGGCGGCATGGGCAAGGAGCGGTCGCTGTGGCAGCGGCTGCGCGCGCGGCTCAGCATCCGATCGCTGCTGGAAGGCACCCGCTTCGCTCTGCCGGCACGCCTCACGCCTCCGCCCCGGGCCGCGAAGCCTGCGGCGAAGGGCACGGCCGCCGAGCCGGAGGCGTCCGACGCCTCGCCGTCGAAGCGTGCGCCTCGCCGCACGCGCGCAAGCCGCGCCGCAGAACCCGTCCATCCCCCGCAGGAGACCGAATGA
- a CDS encoding RDD family protein, with translation MTASPHVAAPAATIGRRVGAFAIDLGVAYGIAAALVGVAVPVVLGVGGTGDSASLAVAVVLASLVVSGALLAWWLVYSAMQGGRGSIGQRALGLQLQDVDTHDRIGFWRAVWRNIVFGLAGSIVIGYFSPLFDSSGRRQGWHDMASRSMVLDIRTGQAASHVSATALVAENPYLAAVRTPLPPPPYTAPMPDFLVSAASAPAEAPPAVAGPAPATRPIAPIRPGVIDGVPWVTGDGPFTRAAQTDDFPSMTMPFPAATTTEPLAALFGPAASAAPAPVAAPARPFAAVASVVAPSAAPARPLASVVAPASVAFASSTDDLDETRVVVPPPAQRAALYDEAPVLAVLTWDDGTRMAVYGRTLYGRNPANEHGAVSIPVRDETLSLSKTHFEIGGDSTGAWIVDRHSTNGTTLVRDGARIPLSPGVRTNVRAGDTFEFGDRRVAVSVA, from the coding sequence ATGACCGCCAGCCCGCACGTCGCCGCCCCCGCGGCGACCATCGGACGCCGTGTGGGGGCGTTCGCGATCGACCTCGGGGTCGCCTACGGCATCGCGGCCGCGCTGGTCGGTGTCGCGGTTCCCGTCGTGCTCGGCGTCGGCGGCACGGGTGACTCGGCGAGCCTCGCGGTGGCCGTCGTCCTCGCCTCCCTCGTGGTCAGCGGTGCGCTGCTCGCCTGGTGGCTGGTGTACTCGGCCATGCAGGGCGGGCGCGGTTCGATCGGGCAGCGCGCCCTCGGACTCCAGCTGCAGGACGTGGACACGCACGATCGGATCGGGTTCTGGCGCGCGGTCTGGCGCAACATCGTCTTCGGGCTCGCGGGGTCGATCGTCATCGGCTACTTCTCGCCGCTGTTCGACTCCAGCGGTCGCCGCCAGGGGTGGCACGACATGGCATCGCGATCGATGGTCCTCGACATCCGGACCGGCCAGGCGGCATCTCACGTCTCCGCGACCGCGCTCGTGGCCGAGAATCCCTACCTGGCGGCGGTTCGCACGCCGCTTCCGCCGCCGCCTTACACGGCGCCGATGCCCGACTTCCTGGTCTCGGCCGCGTCGGCGCCGGCAGAAGCGCCGCCCGCGGTGGCCGGTCCGGCTCCGGCTACGCGCCCCATCGCACCCATCCGCCCCGGGGTGATCGACGGCGTGCCGTGGGTGACCGGCGACGGGCCGTTCACGCGTGCCGCGCAGACCGATGACTTCCCGAGCATGACGATGCCGTTCCCGGCCGCGACGACCACGGAGCCTCTCGCCGCGCTGTTCGGACCGGCCGCATCCGCCGCTCCGGCTCCGGTCGCGGCGCCCGCGCGGCCGTTCGCCGCCGTCGCGTCGGTCGTCGCCCCTTCGGCGGCACCGGCACGGCCCCTGGCGTCGGTCGTGGCCCCGGCATCCGTCGCCTTCGCGTCGTCGACGGACGACCTGGATGAGACCCGCGTGGTGGTGCCGCCGCCCGCGCAGCGCGCCGCGCTGTACGACGAGGCTCCGGTGCTGGCCGTCCTCACCTGGGACGACGGGACGCGGATGGCCGTGTACGGGCGCACGCTCTACGGTCGCAACCCCGCGAACGAGCACGGTGCCGTCTCGATCCCCGTGCGCGATGAGACGCTGTCGCTCTCGAAGACGCATTTCGAGATCGGCGGCGACTCCACCGGCGCGTGGATTGTCGACCGCCACTCGACCAACGGCACCACGCTCGTGCGCGACGGCGCGCGGATCCCGCTGTCGCCCGGCGTGCGGACGAACGTGCGTGCCGGCGACACCTTCGAGTTCGGCGACCGGCGTGTCGCCGTGAGCGTCGCGTGA
- a CDS encoding protein phosphatase 2C domain-containing protein: MTHPTAPIAVACGAATDAGLRRRINEDAYIAAAPLFLVADGMGGHNAGEIASAAVIGEFAPLAGRESLTIDEVQTAVTASRRRVAMLPPGAGAGAGTTLAGVVIADVDGEGYWLAINVGDSRTYRLSEGRFEQVSVDHSVVQELVDSGQLAADAAERDSRRNVITRAIGAGSDSEPDYWLFPAEEGDRILVCSDGLSGELDRDALHAILLTETDPQAAATRLVHEAMVRGGRDNITALVVDALAVRTRANRTWERDTVPVSAPADPAADIDGDTLPRAVATGGF; encoded by the coding sequence ATGACCCATCCGACGGCGCCGATCGCGGTCGCGTGCGGAGCGGCGACCGATGCGGGACTGCGGCGCCGCATCAACGAGGACGCCTACATCGCCGCCGCGCCGCTGTTCCTCGTGGCGGATGGCATGGGCGGTCACAATGCGGGCGAGATCGCCAGTGCGGCGGTCATCGGTGAGTTCGCGCCGCTCGCGGGCCGCGAGAGCCTCACCATCGACGAGGTGCAGACGGCCGTGACGGCCTCGCGCCGCCGCGTCGCGATGCTGCCGCCCGGCGCCGGTGCGGGAGCCGGCACCACCCTCGCCGGCGTCGTGATCGCCGATGTGGACGGCGAGGGCTACTGGCTCGCCATCAACGTCGGCGACTCGCGCACCTACCGCCTCAGCGAGGGGCGGTTCGAGCAGGTGAGCGTTGACCACTCCGTGGTGCAGGAGCTTGTGGACAGCGGGCAGCTCGCCGCCGATGCGGCCGAGCGGGACTCGCGCCGCAACGTCATCACCCGCGCCATAGGTGCGGGAAGCGATTCCGAACCGGACTACTGGCTGTTCCCGGCAGAGGAGGGCGACCGCATCCTGGTCTGCTCGGACGGCCTCTCCGGAGAGCTGGATCGCGACGCGCTCCACGCCATCCTGCTCACCGAGACCGACCCGCAGGCGGCGGCGACGCGGCTCGTGCACGAGGCGATGGTGCGCGGCGGTCGCGACAACATCACGGCGCTGGTCGTCGACGCGCTCGCGGTGCGCACGCGTGCGAACCGGACGTGGGAACGCGATACGGTGCCGGTGAGCGCCCCCGCGGATCCGGCCGCCGACATCGACGGCGACACGCTGCCGCGTGCGGTCGCCACAGGAGGATTCTGA
- a CDS encoding FHA domain-containing protein translates to MPTLYAPGTTPIAVTPRGFAVLEPGTSAALLGRIRSLVAEGRGLGGVIEALTGAYGASLTAIPAFAVALPEADGIRIAVRGDFAFEVDAATPERITGTGVTTWTERVIPAVVRVALTTSEPGASSPAEWEIADGIVLAGGIVWDAATPRSSAAPVLAKRPEPVAVPAAASAPETPAAGENASDARPATPGAEPTSPVPVAPRAAASPAPAIAAPPGGLIDSVPSLADAETLLPSDSALSPDDVAPTRTGFDAWLMDEDEEEEDGTGAAGAVGFDELISATVIRTADDAAQRQESPTPPPPPPGPPVAGDHDGATISLAQARALRAAASGVADSDPAPSVDAPLDPLAPPRPPAPGRVRMSTGQVIPLDRTVVIGRRPRSTRVSGTDLPHLVAVDSPQQDISRSHVELRAEGESIVATDLRTTNGTTLLRPGTDPVRLHPGEGTVVVPGDVLDLGDGITVAIEGMS, encoded by the coding sequence ATGCCGACGCTGTACGCCCCGGGAACGACGCCGATCGCGGTCACGCCGCGCGGTTTCGCGGTGCTCGAACCGGGAACCTCGGCAGCGCTCCTCGGGCGCATCCGCAGCCTCGTCGCCGAGGGGCGCGGTCTGGGCGGCGTCATCGAGGCGCTCACGGGGGCCTACGGCGCGTCGCTGACGGCGATCCCGGCCTTCGCGGTGGCGCTCCCCGAGGCTGACGGCATCCGCATCGCCGTGCGCGGCGATTTCGCCTTCGAGGTGGACGCGGCCACGCCCGAGCGGATCACGGGCACCGGCGTGACGACGTGGACCGAGAGGGTGATCCCCGCGGTCGTGCGCGTGGCGTTGACGACGTCCGAGCCGGGCGCATCGTCGCCCGCGGAGTGGGAGATCGCCGACGGCATCGTGCTGGCCGGCGGAATCGTGTGGGATGCCGCGACCCCGCGCTCGTCGGCCGCACCGGTGCTGGCGAAGCGCCCGGAGCCCGTCGCCGTCCCGGCCGCCGCTTCGGCCCCGGAGACCCCGGCTGCCGGCGAGAACGCCTCCGACGCCCGCCCTGCGACCCCCGGTGCCGAGCCGACCTCCCCGGTTCCCGTGGCACCGCGTGCCGCCGCGTCTCCGGCCCCCGCGATAGCCGCGCCTCCCGGAGGGCTCATCGACTCCGTGCCGTCGCTCGCCGACGCAGAGACGCTCCTGCCGTCCGACTCGGCGCTCTCTCCGGACGACGTCGCGCCGACACGGACCGGATTCGATGCCTGGTTGATGGACGAGGACGAGGAAGAGGAGGACGGCACCGGCGCCGCCGGCGCGGTCGGTTTCGACGAGCTCATCAGCGCCACCGTGATCCGCACCGCCGACGACGCCGCTCAGCGGCAGGAGTCTCCGACGCCGCCTCCTCCGCCGCCCGGCCCGCCCGTCGCGGGCGATCACGACGGCGCGACGATCTCGCTCGCCCAGGCGCGCGCGCTGCGCGCGGCGGCATCAGGCGTCGCGGATTCGGACCCGGCACCCTCCGTGGATGCTCCCCTCGACCCGCTCGCTCCGCCGCGCCCGCCCGCGCCGGGCCGCGTGCGGATGTCGACCGGGCAGGTGATCCCGCTCGACCGCACCGTCGTGATCGGGCGCCGCCCGCGCTCGACGCGCGTGAGCGGCACCGACCTGCCGCACCTCGTCGCCGTCGACAGCCCGCAGCAGGACATCTCGCGCAGCCACGTCGAACTGCGGGCCGAAGGCGAGAGCATCGTCGCCACGGATCTGCGCACCACCAACGGCACCACGTTGCTGCGTCCGGGAACGGACCCCGTGCGACTGCATCCCGGTGAGGGCACGGTGGTGGTCCCGGGAGACGTGCTGGATCTCGGCGACGGCATCACGGTCGCGATCGAAGGGATGTCGTGA